Proteins from a single region of Pseudomonas sp. 10S4:
- the dsbG gene encoding thiol:disulfide interchange protein DsbG: MPRLRHLLTLTLGAALLHLPSVQAAEELPDAIKKIEAKGAKIVGQFDAPDGLRGYAAQYQNRGMALYLTPDGKHVLLGNLYDADGNDLSSAPLQKLVYAPMAKEVWGKMEASNWIGDGNKDAPRVVYLFSDPNCPYCNMFWEQARPWVKAGKVQLRHIMVGIIREDSPGKSAALLAAKDPSKALEEHEKSGKASSLKALKEVPPAIQAKLAANMKLMEDLELSATPAIFYMDDKGELQQQQGAPSPDKLLSILGPRSDDLFLKRYT, translated from the coding sequence ATGCCTCGCCTCCGCCACCTGCTGACGCTGACCCTGGGCGCTGCCCTGCTACACCTGCCGTCGGTACAGGCTGCTGAAGAACTGCCCGATGCGATCAAAAAGATCGAAGCCAAAGGCGCGAAAATTGTCGGCCAGTTCGATGCACCGGACGGTTTGCGTGGTTACGCGGCGCAATACCAGAACCGCGGCATGGCGCTGTACCTGACCCCGGATGGCAAGCACGTGCTGCTCGGTAACCTGTACGACGCTGACGGCAATGACCTGAGCAGCGCGCCGCTGCAGAAGCTGGTCTACGCGCCGATGGCCAAGGAAGTCTGGGGCAAGATGGAAGCGAGCAACTGGATCGGCGACGGCAACAAGGACGCACCGCGCGTCGTGTACCTGTTCAGCGATCCGAACTGCCCTTACTGCAATATGTTCTGGGAACAGGCGCGGCCGTGGGTCAAGGCTGGCAAGGTGCAATTGCGGCACATCATGGTCGGGATTATCCGCGAAGACAGCCCGGGCAAATCCGCCGCGCTGTTGGCCGCCAAGGACCCAAGCAAAGCCCTGGAGGAACACGAGAAATCCGGCAAGGCCAGTTCGCTCAAGGCCTTGAAAGAGGTGCCACCGGCGATTCAGGCGAAACTCGCGGCGAACATGAAATTGATGGAGGACCTGGAGTTGTCAGCGACCCCGGCGATTTTCTACATGGATGACAAGGGCGAGTTGCAGCAACAACAAGGCGCGCCGTCGCCGGACAAGTTGTTGTCGATTCTCGGGCCGCGTTCGGACGATCTTTTTCTTAAACGCTATACCTGA
- a CDS encoding TlpA disulfide reductase family protein, translated as MLTFTLGTFAIALNHLLLISALALATFVGWRVAKRGGDNPESVLFGLFLLGMLGARISFVVAYWAQYRNDPWQIIDLRDGGFLAWPGVIVLVLAALYRGWRRPGLRRPLGFGVGSGLLFWLLATFSLSLYEQGTRLPEITLRNAAGETVQLADYQGGPLVINLWATWCPPCRREMPVLENAQQQRPDLTFLFVNQAESMQSVSTFLETQGLSLSNVLFDGSGRLGQAVGSMALPTTLFYSHDGRLLGSHLGELSQASLARALENFDTPNPAAPATSARKLPCLASATC; from the coding sequence ATGCTGACCTTTACCCTCGGCACCTTTGCCATCGCGCTTAATCACCTGCTGCTGATCAGTGCCCTGGCGCTGGCCACCTTTGTCGGCTGGCGAGTGGCCAAGCGCGGCGGCGATAACCCCGAGTCGGTGCTGTTCGGCCTGTTTTTGCTGGGCATGCTGGGGGCGCGGATCAGTTTCGTGGTCGCCTACTGGGCGCAGTACCGCAACGATCCGTGGCAGATCATCGACCTGCGCGATGGCGGCTTTCTCGCTTGGCCGGGCGTGATCGTGCTGGTGCTCGCCGCGTTGTATCGCGGTTGGCGCCGACCGGGTTTGCGCCGGCCACTGGGTTTCGGTGTCGGCAGCGGCCTGCTGTTCTGGTTGCTGGCGACCTTCTCCTTGAGTCTTTACGAACAAGGCACGCGCCTGCCGGAAATCACCTTGCGCAATGCCGCCGGCGAAACCGTGCAACTGGCCGACTATCAGGGTGGCCCGCTGGTCATCAACCTCTGGGCCACTTGGTGTCCGCCGTGCCGCCGGGAAATGCCGGTGCTGGAAAACGCCCAGCAACAGCGCCCGGACCTGACCTTCCTGTTCGTCAACCAGGCCGAAAGCATGCAAAGCGTCAGCACTTTCCTGGAAACCCAGGGCCTGAGCCTGTCCAATGTGCTGTTCGATGGCAGCGGCCGACTGGGTCAGGCCGTCGGCTCCATGGCCTTGCCGACTACGCTGTTTTATAGCCACGACGGTCGCCTGCTGGGCAGCCATCTGGGCGAATTGTCGCAAGCAAGCCTGGCCCGAGCCCTGGAAAACTTCGACACCCCTAATCCTGCCGCACCGGCTACCTCTGCAAGGAAATTACCATGCCTCGCCTCCGCCACCTGCTGA
- the dsbD gene encoding protein-disulfide reductase DsbD has protein sequence MRRLFFLFALLISGLAQAGTNPFETKPDFLPVDQAFIFTSERLESGETQLFWQIADGYYLYQKRLKFDGLEPQQHPALPEGESHSDEFFGEQQVYRQGLELKIPAGATGQIKVGFQGCADAGLCYPPQTQVVNLGNAADAPAINEAPDQALASNLQQRALGWSLLVFFGLGLLLAFTPCTLPMLPILGGLIVGSGATPKRGFALAGSYVVCMALVYAAMGVLASLLGANLQALLQNPWLLGSFAAVFVLLALPMFGFFELQLPVAVRDRLENVSRNQRGGSLIGAGVLGALSGLLVGPCMTAPLAGALLYIAQSGNALHGGLILFAMGIGIGVPLLLLVTVGNRFLPKPGAWMNLLKGVFGFLFLATALLMLRPVLDESLWVGLCGALLLIAAYSAWKQAEGFSRVAHVFGASSLLLGIWGSLLMIGAAGGSDDLFKPLQVYAGSSSSNTASPVGHDAFTTIKDPASLQRELDAAQAQGQWVLLDYYADWCVSCKVMEKQVFAKPQVLEALSDVRLLRLDVTADNAASRELLGRYKVPGPPSLLWIGADGVERRSQRITGEVDADTFLQRWTTTRDAR, from the coding sequence ATGCGTCGACTGTTTTTCCTCTTTGCTCTCTTGATCTCGGGTCTGGCCCAGGCTGGCACCAATCCGTTCGAGACCAAACCCGACTTTCTCCCCGTCGATCAGGCGTTCATCTTTACCTCCGAACGCCTTGAATCCGGTGAAACCCAACTGTTCTGGCAAATCGCCGACGGTTATTACCTGTATCAAAAACGTCTGAAATTCGACGGACTGGAACCGCAGCAGCACCCCGCACTGCCTGAGGGCGAGTCGCATAGCGATGAGTTCTTTGGTGAGCAGCAGGTCTATCGCCAGGGTCTGGAACTGAAGATCCCGGCCGGTGCCACCGGCCAGATCAAGGTTGGTTTCCAGGGCTGTGCCGATGCTGGCCTGTGTTATCCGCCACAGACCCAGGTCGTGAACCTGGGCAACGCTGCCGACGCGCCCGCTATCAATGAAGCCCCGGACCAAGCCCTGGCCAGCAACCTGCAACAGCGGGCGCTGGGCTGGAGTTTGCTGGTGTTCTTCGGCCTGGGTCTGCTGCTGGCCTTCACCCCCTGCACCTTGCCGATGCTACCGATTCTGGGCGGTTTGATCGTTGGCAGCGGCGCAACGCCCAAACGCGGTTTCGCGCTGGCCGGCAGTTATGTGGTCTGCATGGCGCTGGTGTATGCGGCGATGGGCGTTTTGGCGTCTCTGCTGGGGGCCAACCTTCAGGCACTGCTGCAAAATCCCTGGTTGCTGGGCAGTTTCGCTGCGGTATTTGTGTTGTTGGCACTGCCGATGTTCGGCTTCTTTGAGCTGCAACTGCCGGTGGCCGTGCGCGATCGGCTGGAAAACGTCTCGCGCAATCAACGCGGCGGCAGCCTGATCGGGGCCGGTGTGCTGGGGGCCTTGTCCGGTCTGTTGGTCGGTCCGTGCATGACCGCGCCACTGGCCGGTGCCCTGCTCTACATCGCCCAGAGCGGCAACGCATTGCACGGCGGGCTGATTCTGTTCGCCATGGGCATCGGCATCGGTGTGCCGCTGTTGTTGCTGGTGACCGTCGGCAACCGCTTCCTGCCCAAGCCCGGCGCCTGGATGAACCTGCTCAAAGGCGTGTTCGGTTTCCTCTTCCTCGCCACCGCGCTGCTGATGCTGCGCCCGGTGCTGGACGAGTCGCTGTGGGTCGGACTGTGCGGCGCCTTGCTGTTGATCGCCGCCTACAGCGCCTGGAAACAGGCGGAAGGCTTTAGTCGCGTCGCCCATGTGTTCGGCGCCAGTTCGCTGCTGCTGGGTATATGGGGCAGCCTGTTGATGATCGGTGCAGCGGGCGGCAGCGATGATCTGTTCAAGCCGTTGCAGGTTTATGCCGGTTCCAGTTCCAGCAATACCGCCAGCCCGGTCGGCCATGATGCGTTCACCACGATCAAGGACCCTGCGTCACTGCAACGGGAGTTGGATGCCGCGCAGGCGCAGGGCCAATGGGTGTTGCTGGATTATTACGCCGACTGGTGCGTGTCGTGCAAAGTCATGGAAAAACAGGTCTTCGCCAAACCTCAGGTGCTTGAAGCCCTGAGCGATGTACGCTTGCTACGGCTGGACGTCACCGCCGACAATGCCGCCAGCCGCGAACTGCTCGGCCGTTATAAAGTGCCGGGGCCGCCTAGCCTGCTGTGGATTGGTGCCGACGGCGTCGAGCGCCGCAGCCAGCGCATCACCGGCGAGGTCGATGCCGACACCTTCCTGCAACGCTGGACCACCACCCGAGATGCCCGTTAA
- a CDS encoding alpha/beta fold hydrolase, with protein MPFATIDGQPLHYTDQGTGPAVLLAGSYLWDQAMWAPQIAALSQQYRVIALDLWGHGESGRLPEGTTSLDDIARQALALLDHLDIDRVTLVGLSVGSMWGVRLALSAPQRLNGLVLMDTYVGVEPEPTRQYYFSLFKQIEDTGVISPQLLDIVVPIFFRPGIDPQSALYQQFRASLAALPAERLREGIVPMGRITFGRDDLLPRLAELNAETTLVMCGDQDKPRPPSEAREMAELIGCPCVLVPEAGHISNLENPGFVTAALLKFLAEQHQV; from the coding sequence ATGCCCTTCGCAACAATAGACGGACAACCCCTTCACTACACAGATCAAGGCACTGGCCCGGCAGTCCTGCTGGCTGGCAGCTACCTGTGGGACCAGGCCATGTGGGCGCCGCAGATTGCCGCGCTGTCGCAGCAGTATCGGGTGATTGCCCTGGACCTCTGGGGCCACGGTGAGTCCGGACGGCTGCCCGAAGGCACAACGTCACTGGATGACATTGCACGTCAGGCATTGGCGCTGCTCGATCATCTGGACATCGATCGCGTCACCCTGGTCGGGTTGTCGGTCGGTAGCATGTGGGGCGTGCGTTTGGCGCTGTCGGCACCGCAGCGGCTCAACGGCCTGGTGCTGATGGACACTTACGTCGGCGTCGAACCCGAGCCGACTCGCCAATACTATTTTTCGCTGTTCAAACAGATTGAAGACACCGGCGTGATCTCGCCGCAACTACTGGACATCGTGGTGCCGATCTTCTTCCGTCCGGGCATTGATCCGCAGTCGGCGCTGTATCAGCAATTCCGCGCATCGCTGGCGGCGTTGCCCGCTGAACGTCTGCGCGAGGGCATCGTGCCGATGGGGCGGATTACGTTTGGTCGGGATGATCTGTTGCCGCGACTGGCTGAGTTGAATGCTGAAACCACGTTGGTGATGTGTGGTGATCAGGACAAGCCACGGCCGCCATCCGAGGCCCGAGAGATGGCTGAGCTGATTGGTTGCCCGTGTGTGTTGGTGCCGGAGGCGGGACATATCTCCAATCTGGAGAATCCGGGGTTTGTGACGGCGGCGCTGCTGAAGTTTTTGGCTGAGCAACATCAGGTATAG